ATTCAGCGTATCTGGCCGGATGGTGGCCAGCGGCATCGCGCGCTTGGTCGGTTCACGATGATTGTCTACTGTATCTTGTTTCTGACGGGAACCTTTACCTACGCCATGTTGTATATCTTGTATCCTGGAAAAATCGGGTAGGGGTACTGAATCGAAACGGGGAGCGAGTCGCGGGTTATGCTTGTATGCGGGTGCGGCGGTTGGATGCATACCGAGGGGGTGGATGAGCGACTCTCGCAAGAGGGGCAGCCTGCCTGGTTTGTCCGGACGGAGTGTCGTCCGTGTCGCTGGGTGGTTGGTGTCGACGTCCCCGCAGGACAAGCCGACGGGCTCGTCGATCGAATACTGTGGTCCGATGATGCGAAGCATCGCTTGGATCGCGTCCCGCCCTATGCCGTGCCGCTGTTACGTGAGTTGGTGGAGGGGTTTGCCAAGGCCAGGCAGCAGAGGGTGATCACCTACGATCTGATCGACCAGGCGCAAACCGGCGATGTTGTCTCCTGGGATCCCGACGCTGAACAGCGGTTGGCCAATGTGCCGGCGCCCGTTCGCGCCATGGCACGGGTTGAATTGGAGCGTACGGCCGTCGACCGTGGCGCGCGTGTCGTGACGGTGGCATTGATGGAAGAAGTCAAAGCGCGATACTTCGGCATGGCTGCTCAGAAACAATAAGGTGCAAGGAGCTTAGGGAGCGGTGGAGGATGGCATGAGCCCTCTCCATTTGTACCGTATCGTATAGATTATGCTGCATCGATTGGCTTTACGGGTGCTTCCCAGTTTGACGCTGGCCGTCACAGAAGATTCGGTTCGTAAGCGCAAACGTCTCGTGATGTTTGTCCCCGGGTTGGTGGCGTTTGCGGCCTATCGGGCGGCAAAGCAAGGGTTTTCGCTTGCCGACCCAGTGACATTGTTGTTGCTGTGCGGTCTGGTCTCCATGGCCACGGCCTTGTGCGCTTATCGTGTTGGGCGGGTCGTGCCGTTTCGAGCGTTACTTGCTGCGGATGGAGCGCGGAGGATCGGTTGGATTGTCGCCTGGATCGGGTTTGTCTACGGCGTGCAGTTGTCATTGCTGGTGCTGGCATTGTTATGGCTGGTGGGATACGACTATGCCAAACATCCCGATGGGCCGGCGATGATGGCCCTGATTATCCCCAGCTCGGCGGTGGCCCGAGACGCCTTTGAGATCGGGTATGTACGGTGGCTCGAGGCGAGCGGGCGGCCCTTCGCGACGTTTCCGGATGGCGCGGCGCTTTGGGGGTTGCT
The sequence above is a segment of the Nitrospira sp. genome. Coding sequences within it:
- a CDS encoding PCP reductase family protein, which encodes MHTEGVDERLSQEGQPAWFVRTECRPCRWVVGVDVPAGQADGLVDRILWSDDAKHRLDRVPPYAVPLLRELVEGFAKARQQRVITYDLIDQAQTGDVVSWDPDAEQRLANVPAPVRAMARVELERTAVDRGARVVTVALMEEVKARYFGMAAQKQ